A stretch of the Musa acuminata AAA Group cultivar baxijiao chromosome BXJ2-7, Cavendish_Baxijiao_AAA, whole genome shotgun sequence genome encodes the following:
- the LOC103974388 gene encoding CBL-interacting protein kinase 1, producing MVKEGGGEGLRVLGKYVLGRTLGEGNFGKVKYAKHVETGQAFAVKILDRSRVQSLNFSDQIKREIGTLKLLKHPSVVRLHEVSASKTKIYMVLEYVNGGELFDKIALKGRLSEREGRKLFQQLIDAVSYCHDKGVYHRDLKPENVLVHGKGNVKVSDFGLSALPQHVGNDGLLHTTCGSPNYVAPEVLKNRGYDGARSDIWSCGVILYVILTGSLPFDDRNLAVLCQKIFRGDTKIPRWLSPDAQDLLRRMLDPNPITRIDVAGIKAHDWFKQDYTPVIPIDDDDDLVPYSEPSSTKMHNESDEKGTTPTQINAFQLIGMSSSLDLSGFFEKEDVSERKIRFTSNHSPKHLFEKIEHIVTEMGYQIHRGHGKLKVSHQIKSSKFPRISSSLSVAAEVFELSPSLYIVELRKSHGDSSLYRQLCTRLSGDLGVRKSQQHICKALSMPELSSFRGDIIEDREQENDKIEYCNAIKR from the exons ATGGTGAAGGAAGGAGGAGGGGAGGGATTGCGAGTGCTGGGGAAGTACGTGCTGGGGCGGACGCTTGGCGAGGGCAACTTCGGCAAGGTGAAGTACGCTAAGCACGTCGAAACCGGGCAGGCCTTCGCCGTCAAGATCCTCGACCGCAGCCGCGTGCAGTCCCTCAACTTCAGCGATCAG ATTAAGAGGGAGATCGGCACGTTGAAGCTGCTGAAGCATCCGAGTGTAGTCAGGTTACACGAG GTGTCAGCAAGCAAAACTAAGATTTACATGGTGCTTGAATACGTAAATGGTGGCGAATTGTTCGACAAAATT GCACTGAAGGGAAGGCTCTCGGAACGCGAGGGTCGGAAGCTTTTCCAGCAGCTGATTGATGCTGTAAGCTACTGTCATGACAAGGGAGTCTACCACAGAGATTTGAAG CCAGAAAATGTTCTTGTGCATGGAAAGGGCAACGTAAAGGTTTCAGATTTCGGCCTCAGCGCCTTACCACAACATGTTGGG AATGATGGGTTGCTGCATACAACCTGTGGAAGCCCCAACTATGTTGCACCTGAG GTTCTTAAAAATAGAGGATATGATGGTGCGAGATCAGACATATGGTCTTGTGGTGTCATCCTATATGTGATTCTTACAGGGTCTCTTCCATTTGATGACAGAAATCTTGCTGTGCTTTGTCAGAAG ATCTTTAGGGGGGACACAAAGATCCCTAGGTGGCTCTCCCCTGATGCTCAAGACCTGTTGAGAAGAATGCTTGATCCAAATCCCATCACAAGGATAGATGTAGCTGGGATCAAAGCACATGACTGGTTCAAGCAAGACTACACCCCAGTCATCcccattgatgatgatgatgatttagtACCATATAGTGAACCATCTTCCACTAAAATG CATAATGAGTCAGATGAAAAGGGAACTACTCCAACCCAAATCAATGCATTTCAACTCATTGGCATGTCTTCCTCTCTTGATCTCTCTGGTTTTTTTGAGAAAGAG GATGTCTCAGAGAGGAAAATAAGGTTCACATCCAATCATTCACCCAAACACCTGTTTGAGAAGATTGAGCATATTGTTACTGAAATGGGGTATCAAATCCATAGAGGACATGGCAAA CTGAAAGTTAGCCACCAAATCAAGAGTTCGAAGTTCCCAAGGATCTCTTCATCACTCTCAGTTGCTGCAGAG GTGTTTGAGCTCAGTCCATCTCTGTATATTGTGGAGCTAAGAAAATCTCATGGAGATTCTTCATTATATAGACAG TTGTGCACGAGGCTGTCAGGAGATTTGGGTGTCCGCAAGAGCCAACAACACATCTGCAAGGCGCTGTCGATGCCGGAACTCAGCAGTTTCAGAGGAGATATTATTGAGGATAGAGAGCAAGAAAACGATAAAATAGAATATTGTAATGCAATTAAAAGATAA